The following coding sequences lie in one Apium graveolens cultivar Ventura chromosome 1, ASM990537v1, whole genome shotgun sequence genomic window:
- the LOC141665276 gene encoding protein PHLOEM PROTEIN 2-LIKE A10-like isoform X2: protein MDLGFIKKGHQITNKQKKLLIILAALGVSSYGLYKVYNFPCMIKKRKKLSKLMGTLVSVIEMVSDSAEAIGVVSKDMKQFLQSDCDQIPHSLTQLSKIVRSEEFSMSLSRVSEAVTLGVLRGCRVGIEDENGGVFGFADKVFDKMTSRAGTGFVSVVAGSFARNLVLGFRTKKGIVSVGSKVPEWLVDVMCDERCKVVVAEYIKAFVSTAVDVYLERTMSVNVYDDMFSGLTNPKHQGKVRDVLVSVCNGAVETFVRTTHEVLTRPNSDSSSSVVETIGSPRATVDALFDQNARNLQEKISSFDIRNSDWVLLQDVDMKDFRPELFHML, encoded by the exons ATGGATCTTGGATTCATCAAAAAGGGTCATCAAATCACCAACAAACAGAAGAAACTATTAATTATTCTCGCAGCTCTTGGTGTTTCAAGCTATGGTTTATATAAAGTTTACAACTTTCCTTGTATGATCAAGAAACGAAAGAAACTTTCGAAACTAATGGGCACCCTTGTTTCAGTAATTGAAATGGTTTCTGATTCTGCGGAGGCAATTGGGGTTGTTTCGAAAGATATGAAACAGTTTTTACAATCTGATTGTGATCAAATTCCTCATAGTTTGACCCAGTTGTCGAAAATTGTCAGGTCTGAGGAGTTTTCGATGTCATTGTCGAGAGTTTCCGAGGCGGTGACATTGGGGGTTTTGAGGGGGTGTAGGGTGGGGATTGAGGATGAGAATGGTGGGGTTTTTGGGTTTGCTgacaaggtgtttgataaaatgacTAGTAGAGCTGGGACGGGGTTTGTTTCCGTTGTTGCTGGGAGTTTTGCGAGGAATTTGGTTTTGGGGTTTAGGACGAAGAAGGGGATTGTTTCGGTTGGATCAAAGGTACCGGAGTGGTTGGTTGATGTAATGTGTGATGAGAGGTGTAAGGTTGTTGTAGCGGAGTATATTAAGGCGTTTGTGAGTACTGCGGTGGATGTTTATTTGGAAAGGACAATGAGTGTTAATGTTTATGATGATATGTTTTCGGGATTGACCAATCCGAAGCATCAAGGGAAAgttagagatgtgttggtttcGGTTTGTAATGGTGCGGTTGAAACTTTTGTGAGGACGACACATGAGGTTCTGACGAGACCTAACTCGGATTCTTCGAGCAGTGTTGTTGAAACTATTGGTTCTCCAAGGGCTACCGTTGATGCACTTTTTGATCAGAATGCGAGAAACCTGCAAGAGAAGATATCATCTTTTGATATAAGGAATAGTGATTGG GTCCTACTGCAAGATGTTGACATGAAGGATTTTAGACCTGAGCTTTTTCACATGCTCTAG
- the LOC141665276 gene encoding protein PHLOEM PROTEIN 2-LIKE A10-like isoform X1 yields MDLGFIKKGHQITNKQKKLLIILAALGVSSYGLYKVYNFPCMIKKRKKLSKLMGTLVSVIEMVSDSAEAIGVVSKDMKQFLQSDCDQIPHSLTQLSKIVRSEEFSMSLSRVSEAVTLGVLRGCRVGIEDENGGVFGFADKVFDKMTSRAGTGFVSVVAGSFARNLVLGFRTKKGIVSVGSKVPEWLVDVMCDERCKVVVAEYIKAFVSTAVDVYLERTMSVNVYDDMFSGLTNPKHQGKVRDVLVSVCNGAVETFVRTTHEVLTRPNSDSSSSVVETIGSPRATVDALFDQNARNLQEKISSFDIRNSDWVSSFSSTLSVPSNRRFVLGMTRRVTYETTRSFMVFFFKKLIFGLRRGFNLVHDEVMDRGLEIIRFVGAKSFVITAVCLALSVYCILCKQSPFFYM; encoded by the coding sequence ATGGATCTTGGATTCATCAAAAAGGGTCATCAAATCACCAACAAACAGAAGAAACTATTAATTATTCTCGCAGCTCTTGGTGTTTCAAGCTATGGTTTATATAAAGTTTACAACTTTCCTTGTATGATCAAGAAACGAAAGAAACTTTCGAAACTAATGGGCACCCTTGTTTCAGTAATTGAAATGGTTTCTGATTCTGCGGAGGCAATTGGGGTTGTTTCGAAAGATATGAAACAGTTTTTACAATCTGATTGTGATCAAATTCCTCATAGTTTGACCCAGTTGTCGAAAATTGTCAGGTCTGAGGAGTTTTCGATGTCATTGTCGAGAGTTTCCGAGGCGGTGACATTGGGGGTTTTGAGGGGGTGTAGGGTGGGGATTGAGGATGAGAATGGTGGGGTTTTTGGGTTTGCTgacaaggtgtttgataaaatgacTAGTAGAGCTGGGACGGGGTTTGTTTCCGTTGTTGCTGGGAGTTTTGCGAGGAATTTGGTTTTGGGGTTTAGGACGAAGAAGGGGATTGTTTCGGTTGGATCAAAGGTACCGGAGTGGTTGGTTGATGTAATGTGTGATGAGAGGTGTAAGGTTGTTGTAGCGGAGTATATTAAGGCGTTTGTGAGTACTGCGGTGGATGTTTATTTGGAAAGGACAATGAGTGTTAATGTTTATGATGATATGTTTTCGGGATTGACCAATCCGAAGCATCAAGGGAAAgttagagatgtgttggtttcGGTTTGTAATGGTGCGGTTGAAACTTTTGTGAGGACGACACATGAGGTTCTGACGAGACCTAACTCGGATTCTTCGAGCAGTGTTGTTGAAACTATTGGTTCTCCAAGGGCTACCGTTGATGCACTTTTTGATCAGAATGCGAGAAACCTGCAAGAGAAGATATCATCTTTTGATATAAGGAATAGTGATTGGGTTAGTAGTTTTTCTTCTACATTGTCAGTTCCAAGCAATAGGAGATTTGTTCTTGGTATGACCAGGAGGGTGACTTATGAAACAACTAGATCCTTCATGGTGTTTTTCTTCAAAAAGCTCATATTTGGTTTGAGAAGAGGTTTTAATTTAGTTCATGATGAGGTTATGGATAGAGGATTAGAGATTATTCGATTTGTTGGTGCTAAATCTTTTGTTATTACTGCCGTATGTCTTGCCTTGTCTGTATACTGTATCTTGTGTAAACAATCACCTTTTTTCTATATGTGA